A window of the Podarcis raffonei isolate rPodRaf1 chromosome 4, rPodRaf1.pri, whole genome shotgun sequence genome harbors these coding sequences:
- the RAB6A gene encoding ras-related protein Rab-6A isoform X3, with product MYDSFDNTYQATIGIDFLSKTMYLEDRTVRLQLWDTAGQERFRSLIPSYIRDSTVAVVVYDITNVNSFQQTTKWIDDVRTERGSDVIIMLVGNKTDLADKRQVSIEEGERKAKELNVMFIETSAKAGYNVKQLFRRVAAALPGMESTQDKSREDMIDIKLEKPQEQPVSEGGCSC from the exons ATGTACGACAGCTTTGACAACACCTACCAG GCAACTATTGGCATTGACTTCTTATCAAAAACCATGTACCTGGAAGATCGCACA GTACGGTTGCAATTGTGGGACACAGCAGGTCAAGAGCGGTTCAGGAGCTTGATTCCTAGCTACATTCGTGACTCCACTGTTGCAGTTGTTGTTTATGATATCACAA ATGTAAACTCATTccagcaaaccacaaaatggattGATGACGTCAGAACGGAAAGAGGTAGCGACGTCATCATAATGCTAGTAGGGAACAAAACAGATCTAGCAGATAAGAG GCAAGTATCTATTgaagaaggggagaggaaagcCAAAGAGCTGAATGTAATGTTTATTGAAACTAGCGCAAAGGCAGGATACAATGTAAAACAG CTTTTCCGACGTGTGGCTGCTGCCTTGCCTGGGATGGAAAGCACGCAGGACAAAAGCAGAGAAGACA TGATCGACATCAAACTTGAAAAGCCTCAGGAGCAGCCAGTCAGTGAAGGCGGCTGTTCATGCTAA